The sequence below is a genomic window from Synechococcus sp. PCC 7335.
ATTGAAGTCAATCGCGATTAAACGTTTCCTAGCGGCATTGAAAGTATCAGTAGGTACTAGCGATCATACTGTCCTGCTCATTTGTAGTGTTCTTACCAAGGAGAAATACCGAAGACAAAGCAATCTGAAGGGTTTTGCTTCAAGTCTTCCTATATTCAATTCACTGTATAACGAGACAGGGTGAATGTACTCTCCTAGGAAATTGCTGCACCGTCTACGCCGCACTCATCGACTAAGTAACACATGGCTTTGAACCTCAGCATGATGAGCTGGTCGTAAAGGGGATTGAGCTTGCACATAGGAGGTATGTGGGCAATGGTACGGTGAAAGAGTTTGACATCACGCTCAAACGGGCAGTCTGCTGGGATTAGGGAAATGATGCGGTGAGCGGTTTTTTCGTTCTGAACAGGAATGTCTTCAATCCAATTACGTATTAGTCTGAGAATATTCAGAGTGTCTTTCATCTTAGGTAAAGCTTGAACCACAACGATAGAAAAGAGCTTAATAACTCAGTAGATTTCGGTAATTTTTAAGTAGATTTTAGGGGGGACTGCGTTAGCTTCAACGAAGGTACCCGAAGAGTTAGTCAGATTATCAGAGATATATCAGAAATTATCTCTAACATTCTGCGGAAGTATTATCGTTCTCTATTTTTATGTGGTCATTTTTATCTACTTAAAAGTGTATATCTCTTTCCTTTCGTTAACTATCCTAGTCTTCCTATAGAGAATGACAAGTTCCTAAGGAACATTTTGATTATAAATTATGCAAAGTTCACATGTTTCTAATGCAGATGATGTGACCAATCCAATATCTGGCTGTTCTAAACCGATAGCTACCTTTTATCATCATCTTTGAAACCGTTGCTACATATGACATTCATTGAACGGGTCTACCACCAGCTATCAAAAAACGTCCTCGAAAATACTTTATGAGGACGCTATGAATCGAGCTGCAAACTCTCGTAAGTAGAAGTGCTTAGCCAAAAGAGAAGGAGACTTCTTCGTTAGTTAGAAGGTAAGTAAGAGTACCTAAACTTTGTCTCCAAAGATCTCTTGTAAGTAGAAGTGCTTAGCGCATAGTGACAAACTCTTCCGCTGAACTAGGATGAATACCAACAGTTGCATCAAAGTCTGCTTTGGTCGCTCCCATCTTCAGAGCGATCGCAATTCCTTGAATAATTTCTGCTGCGTGATCGCCTACCATATGCGCTCCTAATACTTTGTCGCTCTCGGTATGCACAACAAGCTTCATCAAAGTTTTTTGGTCTTTATTTGGCAAGGTGTAATACATCGAACGAAAGCGAGAACGAAAGACATGAATATTCTCTTCTCCGTACTCTTCAATGGCGTCTTTCTCAGTGATCCCTACTGAAGCCGCTTCAGGCGTTGTAAAGACGGCAGAAGGAACATAGTCGTAACTCATCAGTCGATCTTTTCCACCATAGAGGGTATCGGCAAAGACGCGGCCTTCATTGATTGCAACTGGAGTGAGATTGATGCGGTCGGTACAATCTCCAATGGCGTAGATGCTAGGGTCTGCAGTTTGGCAATGTTTGTCGATGGCGATCGCGCCTTGGTTTATCTCTACCGCTGTATTCTCTAGCCCTAAGCCGTCTAGGCTAGGTTCCCTACCTGTTGCCGATAGACATACTGCGTCAGCTACGATTGTATGCATCTTATCTTTATCTTCTTCGGAGTCCTTATCTGCAATTTTGACGAGGACACCGCTCTCATCTTCTTCGATCCCCACGATCTCAGAGCTATTGAAGATTTTGATGCCTGCTTTTTGCAGCGCCTCATGGAGTTCGTCACGTAGATCTTCATCAAAGCCATGTAGGATCTGATCTTTGCGGATGACCATCGTGACTTCAGTGCCTAAGCCGTTCATGATCCCGGCAAACTCGCAGCCGATGTAGCCACCGCCCAAGATCACTATTCGCTTAGGCTGCTTAGCCAGCTCAAACATTCCATCAGAGCTCATTGTATGTTCGATGCCAGGAATTTTTGGCTTCACCGGATGTCCGCCTACCGCGATTAGAATTCTCTCAGCAGTGACCTTCTCATCACCGACTTCTACTGTATGCGCGTCTAGCAGTTTGGCATATTGTCGATATAGTTTCACTTCAGCGCTATCTATCATGCGCTGATAGATAGCGTTTAGCCGATCAACTTCATTTTGAACGGCTGTGATCATGGTTTTCCAATTGAACTCACCTAGTTCATTCTTCCAGCCATAGCCTGCTGATTCTTCTATTGCTTTAGGAAAGCGAGAAGCATATACCATCAGCTTTTTGGGAACACAGCCCCGGTTCACGCAAGTGCCACCTAGTTGGTGAGCTTCGGCCACAGCGACCTTTGCTCCATAAGAAGCTGCTCTCCTAGAAGCCGCAATGCCGCCCGAGCCACCGCCAATTACAAAGAGATCAAAGTCGTAAGTCATAGTCTAAACGCAAGAATGAATAGTTCTTTTGATCCTAAGTGAGTTACAGATAAATAGCTCTGTTCGAAAGCAGGATGTTAGAAATCGGAATAGGAAAACCTGCTTAGAGTTCTTTTTATCCAAGGCTTACATCGAGAAACATCATGACAACAAAGCCTACCATCACACCGACTGTGCCTACTTGCCCGATCGCTTTTTGGTCGATATCTGGAATAATTTCATCGACAATGACAAACAGCATAGCCCCAGCGGCAAAGGCCATTCCCCAAGGTAGAAGCGCTGTTGAAAAGCTGACGAGACTAGCACCTAGCAGTCCGCCAATAGGTTCGATAAGACCGGTGAGCGTAGAGACAGAAAAAGCATAAAGTGGACTATAGCCTAAGTTGCGAAGAGCGATCGCAACCACTAACCCTTCTGGAATATTCTGTAGGCCAATGCCACCGGCTAACGCCAAACCGCCACTGTTTCCAGAACCAACACCAACGCCAACGGTTAGTCCCTCAGGAAAATTGTGAAGGGCGATCGCAATCACAAACAGCCATATTTGCTCGAAGTACTCGCTCTCTTTACCCTCTTTACCTTTGAAGAAATGTTCATGAGGAAAAAAGGTGTGGGCTATCCAAAGCGCTACGCCACCTAGCAAAACACCTACAACCATTAAGAGAGCAGCCGCCGTTTTTGAATAGCCAAGTGCGACTGCCGCCTCGGTACCTGGAATGAGCAGCGAGAATGAGGTTGCTGCCAGCATCACACCACCCCCTACACCTAGTAAGATGCCCTGCGCTTTTTTCGATAAGCCGAACGGCAGCATTACTGGTAGGGCGCCTAAGCCGGTCGCGAGCCCAGCACCTAAGCTGGCTAAAAAACCTATCAGAACACTATTCATAGTCAGCCTTCGTTGTTGAACAGTTTGGTTGGACAGCTGGTCACTTTTACAGCATGACAACCGAAAGTATGACAAGCGCTGACCACCATTAAATCATACTCGTTATGAGTACGCTTTGTGTGCCATTTGTTTTTATGGATTTGTTTACCCGGGAGCGATCGCTCACTCGTTGCTTACCCTGGCAAAAACTCATCAGACCAAAGCCCTTTAGACGCTAGCCAGTCCCTGTTGAATATTTTGGATTGATAGCGAGCACCACCATCGCACAAAATCGTGACAATCGTGTGGCCTGGTCCCATTTCCTTAGCCAGCGCTACTGCTGCTGCGACATTGATCCCCACAGAGCCGCCCATGAACAATCCCTCCTTGTACAAGAGCTGATAGATGGCGCTTAAGGCTTTGTGGTCGTCAATTTGAATAGCATCATCAATCGGTGCACCTTCCATGTTCCCGGTGACACGACTATTGCCAATTCCTTCTGTAATTGAACTGCCTTCTGGCTTGATTTCACCCGTTTTTACATAGCTATACAGGCCGCTTCCCATCGGGTCTGCCACGATACAACGTGCCTCAGGATTCTTTTCTTTCAGGAACATCGCTACGCCAGCATAGGTTCCGCCTGTTCCGGTAGCTGCCGTCCAGCCATCGATTTTGCCGTCAGTTTGGGCCCACAGTTCTGGGCCAGTAGTCTCATAGTGTGCCTGGCGGTTCGCTAGATTCTCAAACTGGTTGGCCCAGATGGCATTTTCGGTTTCGGCAGCCAGACGACCTGACAGCTTGACATAGTTATTCTCATCTTTGTATGGCACAGCGGGCACCGTCCGTACGTCTGCTCCTAACGTTCGCAGCAAGCTAATTTTCTCTTCCGACTGCGTTTCAGGGATGATGATGACGCACTTGTAGCCTTTGGCATTACAGATATGAGCTAGGCCAATCCCAGTATTGCCAGCGGTCCCTTCGACAACCGTACCCCCAGGCTTTAGAGTTCCTTCTTTTTCAGCCTGTTCGATAATGTACAGCGCCGCCCTATCTTTAACCGATCCGCCAGGATTTAGAAATTCGGCTTTTCCCAAAATCTCGCAGCCAGTTTCTTCGCTAAAGCTATTGAGCCGAATCAAGGGTGTATTGCCAACCGTACCTACAAAACCCGATTTAATATCCATGCGCGTCTGCTTTGCCATTCAACCCCTTTATCCTAATGGGGAACGGTTCAGCAGAGTACAGCTTCAAAGAATCTATCGTTCAGTTAGAACGTCCAAGCGCTCCTTTAAGGGTCACTAGTCAAGGTGACTAGGAAATAGCTAGGAGATGGCTCTAAAAGAATCCTTAGAGATGGGCTAAACCTTTGCAAGTTCCAGTGAGTTCGCGCTGCGAGAAGGTACTTTATTACGTTGGCGGATAGGACTCTCAATTCCCCAGTAGGCTGCGGCCTCTGAGGCAACCATAGTGAGTAGCTGCTCGTTTCCAGCAGGCAATATCTGAGTGGGTACAGTAGGGGTATGATCAAGGACTTTGAGAATTTCGAGGGCGATCGCCCGTGCTAGCGGCGGCGGTACCGAATTGCCAACTTGCCTAGCACCATGCCATTTGGTGCTGTGAAACCGAAACCAGTCGGGGAAGCCATGGAGTCTGGCCATCTCACGCACAGTGATACAGCGAGCATACCGGTAGTGAATGGGCCTCGGGCTTGTGAAAGAGCCTCTTGCCGAGTCAGTGCCCGCTCTAAGTGTATTGCAGACGCCATCTGGCGGTAGGCGAAAAAAACGAGTGATCGGTTCGCGGGTGCCGGGGGGGGTGCGAGCGAACCGATCACGTGACTGTTGAGAATGATTAGTGCGAATGCTGTTAGTTAGCAATGAGGGGTCCCACTGTCGTCGATAGCCGTAATACCAACCTCTTCGCGACTGACAGCGTAGGCGAGCTGCGTAGGCACTGTGGGGTTGAGATAGGCAAACTATAACTTCT
It includes:
- a CDS encoding Mo-dependent nitrogenase C-terminal domain-containing protein codes for the protein MKDTLNILRLIRNWIEDIPVQNEKTAHRIISLIPADCPFERDVKLFHRTIAHIPPMCKLNPLYDQLIMLRFKAMCYLVDECGVDGAAIS
- the gorA gene encoding glutathione-disulfide reductase — protein: MTYDFDLFVIGGGSGGIAASRRAASYGAKVAVAEAHQLGGTCVNRGCVPKKLMVYASRFPKAIEESAGYGWKNELGEFNWKTMITAVQNEVDRLNAIYQRMIDSAEVKLYRQYAKLLDAHTVEVGDEKVTAERILIAVGGHPVKPKIPGIEHTMSSDGMFELAKQPKRIVILGGGYIGCEFAGIMNGLGTEVTMVIRKDQILHGFDEDLRDELHEALQKAGIKIFNSSEIVGIEEDESGVLVKIADKDSEEDKDKMHTIVADAVCLSATGREPSLDGLGLENTAVEINQGAIAIDKHCQTADPSIYAIGDCTDRINLTPVAINEGRVFADTLYGGKDRLMSYDYVPSAVFTTPEAASVGITEKDAIEEYGEENIHVFRSRFRSMYYTLPNKDQKTLMKLVVHTESDKVLGAHMVGDHAAEIIQGIAIALKMGATKADFDATVGIHPSSAEEFVTMR
- a CDS encoding ZIP family metal transporter, giving the protein MNSVLIGFLASLGAGLATGLGALPVMLPFGLSKKAQGILLGVGGGVMLAATSFSLLIPGTEAAVALGYSKTAAALLMVVGVLLGGVALWIAHTFFPHEHFFKGKEGKESEYFEQIWLFVIAIALHNFPEGLTVGVGVGSGNSGGLALAGGIGLQNIPEGLVVAIALRNLGYSPLYAFSVSTLTGLIEPIGGLLGASLVSFSTALLPWGMAFAAGAMLFVIVDEIIPDIDQKAIGQVGTVGVMVGFVVMMFLDVSLG
- a CDS encoding cysteine synthase A produces the protein MDIKSGFVGTVGNTPLIRLNSFSEETGCEILGKAEFLNPGGSVKDRAALYIIEQAEKEGTLKPGGTVVEGTAGNTGIGLAHICNAKGYKCVIIIPETQSEEKISLLRTLGADVRTVPAVPYKDENNYVKLSGRLAAETENAIWANQFENLANRQAHYETTGPELWAQTDGKIDGWTAATGTGGTYAGVAMFLKEKNPEARCIVADPMGSGLYSYVKTGEIKPEGSSITEGIGNSRVTGNMEGAPIDDAIQIDDHKALSAIYQLLYKEGLFMGGSVGINVAAAVALAKEMGPGHTIVTILCDGGARYQSKIFNRDWLASKGLWSDEFLPG